Sequence from the Corallococcus soli genome:
GCCAGGCGACGGCGCGTCCATCGACCTGTTCGACTTCGGCGACCCCTACGCGCCCTCCAGCCCGGAGGACCAGGCCCGGCTGGACTTCGAACGGATGCTCCAACTGCTGCTCGATGAAGCGGGCAGCATGTAGCGAGGACGCCGCCCATGCCCATGCCCCCCGGATACGAACGGCTGGAAGCCATCGAGGACCTGCTGGAGGAGCACCGCCTGCTCATCCACGAACAGCTCGCGACGCTCTCCTGGCAGGAGGTGGCGCTGCTCTTCCAGGCCGAACAGGAGGCGAAGGCGAAGACGCCGTCGGAGAAGGAGGCGGCGCCGCGGGTCTCCCTGGCGCTGGCGGAGTACCAGGACTTCACGCGCCGGCTGCTCCTCACCTACCGCCACTATGAGCAGGGATTGCGGGAGCGGCTGGCGACCCTGACGCCGGAGGCGCCATGAACTTCGAGGCCTTCCCCGTGTCCGGAGGCACGCTGCTCCACGACGGGGACTACGCCCCCTTCGCGGCCAGCTGGTTCGCGCTGGCGCGCAAGCGGCTCTGGGTGTCTGTCTTCATCATCGACACGCGGGTGCTGAGGGATCCGCTGCGGTCGGTGCGCGGCCTGGTGGAGCAGCTGGCCCGGGCGCGGTGGCGCAACGTGGACGTGCGAGTGCTGGTGGGGGTGTCGGACACGCCGGAGGTCCACATCGCCAACACCACCTCCGCGCTCCACATGCGGGAGCTGGGCGTGCCGGTGCGGCTGTTCCACTCCGAGCGCCACGTGAGCACCCACAGCAAGTTCGTCATCGTGGACGACCGGGTGCTGCTGGGCAGTCACAACTGGACGCACTCCGCCTTCCACGTGAGCCATGAGGACTCCCTGGCGGTGAACTCGCCGCAGCTCGCGATGGGGCTGGGGCGGGACTTCGAGCGGCTCTGGGCCGAGGGTGCGCGGAAAGCGGAGGCGGCCCATGCGTCCTGAGTGGTTCGCGCCGATGGTGCGTGGCTGGTCGGAGCAGGTGCGGTGGGAGCCGGACGAGCTGGAGCGGGCCACCGGGCTGCTGGTGGAGCTCAGCCGGGCGCAGGGCGGGGCGCTGGTC
This genomic interval carries:
- a CDS encoding phospholipase D-like domain-containing protein codes for the protein MNFEAFPVSGGTLLHDGDYAPFAASWFALARKRLWVSVFIIDTRVLRDPLRSVRGLVEQLARARWRNVDVRVLVGVSDTPEVHIANTTSALHMRELGVPVRLFHSERHVSTHSKFVIVDDRVLLGSHNWTHSAFHVSHEDSLAVNSPQLAMGLGRDFERLWAEGARKAEAAHAS